From Penaeus vannamei isolate JL-2024 chromosome 12, ASM4276789v1, whole genome shotgun sequence, the proteins below share one genomic window:
- the LOC113807390 gene encoding uncharacterized protein, with translation MSGLHSVTEVTEMTSRTKPAQSARTNLPIVVSEGVYDDPLGGDQQCFVLVDERTVGVMPGVSTVQSLLSDQDAVMGVGNDKSVQVMQVENSKLEMVNMRDKETVEMMHMRDGSTVEVLQMEDGKTVEVVQMDGGKTLEVMHIDSSKHPEVIHVDGSSGIEVLNVNDSLKGPIVTSASSTVFGQRNTKCIFSSEESENVAPVAVKRVITSQGNQDTTSLSLRSLATVNPSIVLSTSKSNILPSQEYPRITSSTTLSSRRDSQVIRTHELQTITHVNSNIVLSGSKEVFSGNVDDLNNTIIISWPTIPTEPENTVATQTEPCHDIGPSMNLFFCTFYQDGSVQTQCDMPVQQHVGVSTVISGSCRGQTNRAAGSMSRDDGGTALKMENLRGCESESGDPQYSRSGRVLKRKEAALKAEPGDDEVGDPNFELLGDEEEEEDSGRQITGGNNVFRKKRGRKKKRRLPSTEDFEDEFTIPANKEDVKDVAVKEEPVEVDDSELALEILRTKGYGLRTKRRPKKLSDMHYIEEKVVKKRIDRNQEFSCQICSQVFPTFTRLQRHAKDEHDSSEFSFPCDLCGVVFTRPQNLERHKDTKHGDGERRFVCEHCGRRFARHDVMTVHISMVHIKKTLQGKKGPVVIGPNTFHCTSCDKFFSKEQKLRDHKQGDLTCSDCSISFECKTSLRVHRYKHHPTACSECGKVCDSKQQMYFHRLSHDPKFVCKFCKKGFIWKSQYTVHLATHTGEKPVVCDLCGKAFAHKLAVSKHKWQEHNESNKKFKCQTCGKSFVYKAKLQSHIRSHTGEKPFMCHLCPSSFSQRCNLTAHIKSVHGVYIQSIKSDGTTHTQLVKYKRAKKTAPVEAPPAVVNTVVMPSVEAPVPDQPQVAIQEEMPESFETEAAVYQIVYAYPQEQV, from the exons ATGTCAGGTCTTCACTCAGTTACAGAAGTCACTGAAATGACTTCTCGGACAAAGCCAGCGCAGTCTGCAAGAACAAATCTCCCGATAGTGGTGAGCGAAGGTGTTTATGATGACCCTCTTGGTGGAGATCAGCAGTGCTTCGTTCTTGTGGATGAGAGGACTGTGGGTGTTATGCCTGGTGTTTCGACAGTGCAGAGTCTGCTCTCGGACCAAGATGCTGTCATGGGTGTTGGCAATGACAAATCCGTTCAAGTGATGCAGGTTGAGAACAGCAAATTAGAGATGGTGAACATGCGTGACAAGGAGACTGTCGAAATGATGCACATGCGTGATGGAAGCACAGTGGAAGTGCTGCAGATGGAAGATGGCAAAACTGTTGAGGTTGTCCAGATGGATGGGGGCAAGACCTTGGAAGTTATGCATATTGACAGTAGCAAGCATCCTGAAGTAATCCATGTTGACGGTAGCAGTGGGATTGAAGTGTTGAATGTCAATGATTCACTTAAAGGACCAATTGTAACAAGTGCCTCATCAACTGTGTTTGGTCAAAGAAATACCAAGTGCATTTTTTCTAGTGAGGAGTCAGAGAATGTAGCGCCTGTGGCAGTCAAGAGAGTCATCACTTCGCAAGGGAACCAAGACACAACCAGTCTAAGTCTCAGATCACTAGCAACAGTCAACCCTTCTATTGTTTTGTCAACGTCAAAGAGTAATATATTACCCTCCCAAGAGTATCCCAGAATAACATCTAGTACCACTCTAAGCAGCAGAAGAGACTCACAGGTTATCAGAACACATGAGTTGCAGACCATCACCCATGTTAACTCAAACATTGTCCTGTCTGGTAGTAAAGAAGTATTTTctggtaatgttgatgatttgAACAACACCATTATAATTTCATGGCCCACAATACCAACAGAACCTGAAAACACAGTTGCCACGCAGACTGAACCGTGCCACGATATAGGTCCAAGTATGAACCTCTTTTTCTGCACGTTTTATCAAGATGGAAGTGTTCAAACGCAATGTGACATGCCAGTGCAGCAGCATGTGGGCGTTTCTACTGTTATTAGTGGCAGCTGCAGAGGACAGACGAACAGAGCAGCAGGAAGCATGTCTAGGGATGATGGCGGGACAGCACTGAAGATGGAAAATCTAAGAGGATGTGAATCCGAATCAGGTG ACCCCCAGTACTCGAGAAGTGGCAGAGTTCTGAAGCGGAAAGAGGCAGCTCTGAAGGCAGAGCCAGGCGACGATGAGGTGGGGGATCCTAATTTTGAGCTCcttggggatgaggaagaggaggaagattcaGGAAGACAGATTACTGGAGGAAACAATGTAtttaggaagaagagagggaggaagaagaaaagaagattacCCTCAACTGAGGATTTCGAAGACGAGTTTACCATACCTGCAAATAAGGAAGATGTGAAAGACGTAGCTGTCAAAGAGGAACCAGTTGAAGTAGACGACAGTGAATTGGCTTTGGAAATATTACGGACGAAAGGTTATGGACTAAGAACCAAGAGACGGCCAAAGAAACTCAGTGACATGCACTACATagaggagaaggtggtgaagAAGAGAATCGATAGAAATCAAGAGTTTTCCTGCCAGATCTGTTCCCAGGTGTTCCCCACATTCACGAGACTACAGCGCCATGCCAAAGACGAGCACGACTCATCTGAATTTTCCTTTCCTTGTGATCTGTGCGGTGTTGTATTCACAAGGCCCCAGAATCTGGAACGGCACAAGGATACGAAGCATGGTGATGGGGAGAGGCGGTTTGTGTGTGAACACTGTGGCAGGAGATTTGCTCGTCATGATGTGATGACAGTTCACATTTCAATGGTTCATATAAAGAAGACTTTACAGGGTAAGAAAGGACCAGTAGTTATTGGACCAAATACCTTCCATTGCACAAGTTGTGATAAATTTTTCTCCAAGGAGCAGAAATTAAGAGATCATAAACAAGGTGACTTAACATGTAGTGATTGCTCAATATCTTTTGAATGTAAAACTTCCCTGAGAGTCCATCGTTATAAGCATCACCCAACAGCGTGTAGTGAATGTGGGAAAGTGTGTGACAGTAAACAACAAATGTACTTCCATAGACTGTCTCATGATCCAAAGTTTGTTTGTAAATTTTGTAAGAAAGGATTTATTTGGAAATCTCAGTACACTGTCCATTTAGCAACACACACAGGAGAGAAACCAGTTGTCTGTGACTTGTGTGGGAAGGCATTTGCTCACAAGCTTGCAGTTAGCAAGCATAAATGGCAGGAacataatgagagtaataagaaATTCAAGTGTCAGACATGTGGGAAGTCTTTTGTATATAAAGCTAAGTTACAATCCCACATTCGTAGCCATACAGGGGAAAAACCGTTCATGTGTCACCTTTGCCCATCCTCATTCTCGCAGCGTTGCAACCTGACTGCACATATAAAGAGTGTTCATGGTGTGTACATTCAGTCTATCAAAAGTGATGGCACTACTCACACGCAGTTAGTTAAATACAAACGAGCTAAAAAGACGGCACCTGTAGAAGCCCCTCCAGCTGTTGTTAACACTGTTGTGATGCCCTCCGTTGAAGCCCCCGTGCCTGATCAACCTCAAGTAGCTATTCAGGAGGAAATGCCAGAATCTTTTGAGACAGAGGCAGCAGTATACCAGATTGTTTATGCATACCCACAGGAACAGGTGTAA